In one Streptomyces venezuelae genomic region, the following are encoded:
- a CDS encoding MarR family winged helix-turn-helix transcriptional regulator: protein MAAQRQYEELARQLSAIGAVKRGLGRGLPHDCPAGSAAVLILLDRHGAMRMSRLAELLAVDTSVTSRHVAHVADKEWIVRDPDPADKRSRILRLTPEGKAKVDELSELSIRTLTHYLHDWTDDEVVQLSTLLARLRDSFGDCRAASARLTPSPHDVRTTSETTRTPA from the coding sequence GTGGCCGCGCAGCGTCAGTACGAGGAGCTGGCCCGACAGCTCAGCGCCATCGGTGCCGTGAAGCGCGGCCTCGGACGGGGCCTGCCGCACGACTGCCCCGCCGGATCCGCCGCCGTACTCATTCTGCTCGACCGCCACGGTGCGATGCGGATGAGCAGGCTCGCGGAGCTGCTCGCCGTCGACACGTCGGTGACCAGCCGCCACGTCGCCCATGTCGCGGACAAGGAATGGATCGTCCGCGATCCCGACCCCGCCGACAAGCGCTCCCGGATCCTGCGGCTCACGCCCGAGGGCAAGGCCAAGGTGGACGAGCTCTCCGAGCTCTCCATCCGGACGCTCACCCACTACCTGCACGACTGGACCGACGACGAGGTCGTCCAGCTCAGCACGTTGCTGGCGCGCCTTCGCGACAGCTTCGGGGACTGCCGCGCGGCTTCGGCCCGGCTGACCCCTTCCCCCCACGACGTGCGGACCACGTCGGAGACCACCCGTACACCCGCGTAA
- a CDS encoding MFS transporter, whose protein sequence is MATTTPAGVRGSHAKHGAHHGHSGENAPMTHRQIMEALSGLLLGMFVAILSSTIVSNALPEIIGDLGGGQSAYTWVVTASLLAMTATTPLWGKLSDLFSKKALVQIALVIYVGGSVVAGLSQSAGMLIACRVVQGIGVGGLSALAQIVMAAMISPRERGRYSGYLGATFAVATVGGPLLGGVITDTSWLGWRWCFYVGVPFAIIALIVLQKTLKLPVVKRDVKVDWAGAFFISAAVCLLLVWVTFAGDKYDWMSWQTGAMVGGSVLLGLIFVLVESKATEPIIPLRLFRNRTITLASLASLFVGVAMFAGTVFFSQYFQLARGESPTMSGVMTIPMIGGLFVSSTVSGQVITKTGKWKAWLVSGGVLVTAGLGLLGTIRYDTEYWHIAIFMALMGLGIGMMMQNLVLCTQNQVAPEDLGSASSTVTFFRSLGGAMGVSALGAIMSTRITDYVKDGIADLGPKAAAQFGHGGTGGGGIPDLSKIPEPFRTVMESAYGHGIADVFLIAAPMALIAFLITLFIKEVPLRTSGALAQAASETTDGPAPADTAAAPAGDAAATAEQPVLASVASGAETGPEGTQRLAAVASAAQPGAGSGELPPVTGGIPVRGFVRGAESAPVPQAAVTLISLGGRQLGRSVAQGDGSYSVDAPGAGSYVLIASADGFQPQASTVVVGEDTLAYDILLSGTSGLSGLVRDADSKLPVNGAMVIVTDVRGDVLATGLSGEQGEFTFAELVPGTVTIAVNAAGHRPLALPVEVGGTGVTRVEVELNSGARVLGTVRAGGSALNDARVTLVDAAGNVVATATTGSDGAYAFTDLDSGDYTVIATGYPPVATGLTVAGSGIDGHDIELAHPGE, encoded by the coding sequence ATGGCAACAACCACACCAGCCGGTGTGCGGGGCAGCCATGCCAAGCACGGAGCGCACCACGGTCACAGCGGTGAGAACGCTCCGATGACGCACCGGCAGATCATGGAAGCGCTGTCCGGGCTCCTGCTCGGCATGTTCGTGGCGATCCTCTCGTCGACGATCGTCTCCAACGCCCTGCCCGAAATCATCGGCGACCTCGGCGGCGGCCAGTCCGCCTACACCTGGGTCGTCACCGCGTCGCTGCTCGCCATGACCGCGACCACCCCGCTGTGGGGCAAGCTGTCCGACCTCTTCAGCAAGAAGGCGCTCGTACAGATAGCCCTGGTCATCTACGTCGGCGGTTCGGTCGTCGCCGGTCTCTCGCAGAGCGCAGGGATGCTGATCGCCTGCCGCGTTGTGCAGGGCATCGGCGTGGGCGGTCTCTCCGCCCTGGCGCAGATCGTCATGGCGGCGATGATCTCCCCGCGCGAGCGCGGCCGGTACTCCGGCTACCTCGGCGCGACCTTCGCCGTCGCCACCGTCGGCGGCCCGCTGCTCGGCGGTGTCATCACCGACACCTCGTGGCTCGGCTGGCGCTGGTGCTTCTACGTCGGCGTGCCCTTCGCGATCATCGCGCTGATCGTGCTCCAGAAGACGCTGAAGCTCCCCGTCGTCAAGCGTGACGTCAAGGTCGACTGGGCCGGCGCGTTCTTCATCAGCGCCGCCGTCTGCCTGCTGCTCGTCTGGGTCACCTTCGCCGGCGACAAGTACGACTGGATGTCCTGGCAGACCGGCGCCATGGTCGGCGGTTCGGTCCTGCTCGGTCTGATCTTCGTGCTCGTCGAGTCCAAGGCGACCGAGCCGATCATCCCGCTGCGGCTCTTCCGCAACCGCACCATCACGCTCGCCTCGCTCGCCTCGCTCTTCGTGGGTGTCGCGATGTTCGCGGGCACGGTCTTCTTCAGCCAGTACTTCCAGCTGGCGCGGGGCGAGTCCCCGACGATGTCCGGCGTCATGACGATCCCGATGATCGGTGGTCTGTTCGTCTCGTCCACCGTCTCCGGCCAGGTCATCACCAAGACCGGCAAGTGGAAGGCGTGGCTGGTCAGCGGTGGCGTGCTGGTGACGGCGGGCCTCGGCCTGCTCGGCACCATCCGGTACGACACCGAGTACTGGCACATCGCGATCTTCATGGCCCTGATGGGTCTCGGCATCGGCATGATGATGCAGAACCTCGTGCTCTGCACGCAGAACCAGGTCGCTCCCGAGGACCTCGGTTCCGCCAGCTCCACCGTCACCTTCTTCCGCTCGCTGGGCGGTGCGATGGGTGTCTCGGCGCTCGGCGCGATCATGTCGACGCGGATCACCGACTACGTCAAGGACGGCATCGCCGACCTCGGCCCGAAGGCCGCGGCGCAGTTCGGCCACGGCGGCACCGGTGGCGGCGGCATCCCCGACCTGTCGAAGATCCCCGAGCCGTTCCGCACGGTCATGGAGAGCGCGTACGGACACGGCATCGCCGACGTCTTCCTCATCGCCGCCCCGATGGCGCTGATCGCCTTCCTGATCACGCTGTTCATCAAGGAGGTCCCGCTGCGGACGTCGGGCGCGCTGGCCCAGGCCGCCTCGGAGACGACCGACGGCCCGGCTCCGGCCGACACCGCCGCGGCTCCCGCGGGCGACGCGGCGGCCACCGCCGAGCAGCCCGTGCTCGCCTCCGTCGCGTCGGGGGCCGAGACAGGCCCCGAGGGCACGCAGCGGCTCGCCGCCGTGGCGTCCGCCGCACAGCCCGGCGCGGGCTCCGGTGAGCTCCCGCCGGTCACGGGCGGCATCCCGGTCCGCGGCTTCGTCCGCGGCGCCGAGAGCGCGCCGGTCCCGCAGGCCGCCGTCACGCTGATCTCCCTCGGGGGACGGCAGCTCGGCCGCTCGGTCGCGCAGGGCGACGGTTCGTACTCCGTCGACGCCCCCGGCGCCGGGTCGTACGTGCTGATCGCCTCCGCCGACGGGTTCCAGCCGCAGGCTTCCACGGTCGTCGTGGGCGAGGACACCCTCGCGTACGACATCCTGCTCAGCGGCACGAGCGGGCTCAGCGGTCTGGTGCGGGACGCGGACAGCAAGCTGCCCGTCAACGGCGCCATGGTCATCGTGACCGACGTGCGCGGTGACGTCCTCGCCACCGGGCTCTCCGGCGAGCAGGGCGAGTTCACCTTCGCCGAGCTGGTCCCCGGCACCGTCACCATCGCGGTGAACGCCGCCGGACACCGGCCGCTCGCGCTGCCCGTCGAGGTCGGCGGCACCGGGGTCACCCGGGTCGAGGTCGAGCTCAACTCCGGCGCACGGGTGCTCGGCACCGTGCGGGCGGGCGGCTCGGCGCTGAACGACGCGCGCGTCACCCTCGTGGACGCCGCGGGCAACGTGGTCGCCACCGCGACCACCGGGTCGGACGGGGCGTACGCCTTCACCGACCTGGACAGCGGCGACTACACGGTCATCGCGACGGGGTACCCGCCGGTGGCCACGGGCCTGACGGTGGCCGGCAGCGGCATCGACGGCCACGACATCGAGCTCGCCCACCCGGGCGAGTGA